A single region of the Sorghum bicolor cultivar BTx623 chromosome 9, Sorghum_bicolor_NCBIv3, whole genome shotgun sequence genome encodes:
- the LOC8061293 gene encoding CBL-interacting protein kinase 18 isoform X1 encodes MMETEKNGNILMHRYEVGKLLGQGTFAKVYHARNIETSQSVAIKVIDKDKIFKVGLMEQIKREISVMKLVRHPNIVQLYEVMATKSKIYFVLEYVKGGELFNKIAKGKLREDPARKYFQQLVSAVDFCHSRGVYHRDLKPENLLVDENGNLKISDFGLSALAESRRHDGLLHTTCGTPAYVAPEVISRKGYDGAKVDTWSCGVILFVLMAGYLPFQDSNLMEMYRKIGKADFKCPPWFPSDVRKLVSRILDPNPRTRMPITKIVECFWFKKGIDNKLIRKNMEIKGKVSALTNVKQDVTKVTNLNAFDIISLSEGFNLSGLFDDSEKRKETRFTSSQPASTIISKLEDVATCSKLTVKKKEGGVLKMEGENEGRKGVLSIDAEIFEVTPSFHLVEIKKNNGDTIEYENLFKQEMKPALKDIVWAWQGERRD; translated from the coding sequence ATGATGGAAACAGAGAAAAATGGAAACATTCTTATGCATAGGTATGAGGTTGGCAAATTATTGGGGCAAGGTACTTTTGCCAAGGTATACCATGCCAGGAACATAGAGACTTCTCAAAGTGTTGCTATCAAGGTTATTGACAAGGATAAAATTTTCAAGGTTGGCCTAATGGAGCAGATCAAACGAGAGATATCAGTGATGAAACTGGTGAGGCACCCAAACATTGTGCAACTTTATGAAGTCATGGCTACTAAATCAAAGATATATTTTGTGCTTGAATATGTTAAGGGTGGTGAATTATTTAACAAAATTGCTAAAGGGAAGTTAAGAGAAGATCCTGCAAGGAAATACTTTCAGCAATTGGTTAGTGCAGTTGATTTTTGTCATAGTAGGGGTGTCTACCATCGTGATTTGAAGCCAGAAAACCTGCTTGTTGATGAGAATGGGAATCTAAAAATTTCTGATTTTGGATTGAGTGCCCTTGCTGAATCAAGACGCCATGATGGTCTTCTACACACAACTTGTGGTACTCCAGCATATGTGGCGCCAGAGGTTATCAGCCGAAAAGGATATGATGGTGCAAAGGTTGATACATGGTCTTGTGGTGTGATTCTATTTGTTCTTATGGCTGGATATCTCCCTTTCCAAGATTCAAATTTGATGGAGATGTATAGAAAGATTGGAAAAGCAGATTTTAAATGTCCACCATGGTTTCCATCTGATGTACGCAAGTTAGTGTCAAGAATTCTTGATCCAAATCCAAGGACTAGAATGCCAATTACAAAAATAGTGGAATGCTTTTGGTTCAAAAAAGGTATTGACAACAAGCTAATCCGGAAGAATATGGAGATAAAGGGGAAAGTTTCAGCTCTAACTAATGTTAAACAAGATGTAACAAAGGTTACTAACCTTAATGCTTTTGACATTATTTCTCTTTCAGAAGGCTTCAATCTTTCAGGCTTGTTTGATGATtctgagaaaagaaaagagacaaGGTTCACATCTAGTCAACCAGCTTCAACtattatctcaaaactagaagaTGTCGCCACCTGTTCAAAGCTTACAGTAAAGAAGAAAGAAGGTGGTGTGTTAAAAATGGAAGGTgaaaatgaaggaaggaaaggtgtACTGTCTATTGATGCAGAGATCTTTGAAGTTACACCTTCTTTCCATCTTGTAGAGATCAAGAAAAACAATGGGGATACGATAGAATATGAAAATTTGTTTAAACAGGAAATGAAACCAGCGCTCAAAGACATTGTTTGGGCATGGCAAGGTGAGCGTCGGGACTAA
- the LOC8061293 gene encoding CBL-interacting protein kinase 18 isoform X2 produces the protein MMETEKNGNILMHRYEVGKLLGQGTFAKVYHARNIETSQSVAIKVIDKDKIFKVGLMEQIKREISVMKLVRHPNIVQLYEVMATKSKIYFVLEYVKGGELFNKIAKGKLREDPARKYFQQLVSAVDFCHSRGVYHRDLKPENLLVDENGNLKISDFGLSALAESRRHDGLLHTTCGTPAYVAPEVISRKGYDGAKVDTWSCGVILFVLMAGYLPFQDSNLMEMYRKIGKADFKCPPWFPSDVRKLVSRILDPNPRTRMPITKIVECFWFKKEGFNLSGLFDDSEKRKETRFTSSQPASTIISKLEDVATCSKLTVKKKEGGVLKMEGENEGRKGVLSIDAEIFEVTPSFHLVEIKKNNGDTIEYENLFKQEMKPALKDIVWAWQGERRD, from the exons ATGATGGAAACAGAGAAAAATGGAAACATTCTTATGCATAGGTATGAGGTTGGCAAATTATTGGGGCAAGGTACTTTTGCCAAGGTATACCATGCCAGGAACATAGAGACTTCTCAAAGTGTTGCTATCAAGGTTATTGACAAGGATAAAATTTTCAAGGTTGGCCTAATGGAGCAGATCAAACGAGAGATATCAGTGATGAAACTGGTGAGGCACCCAAACATTGTGCAACTTTATGAAGTCATGGCTACTAAATCAAAGATATATTTTGTGCTTGAATATGTTAAGGGTGGTGAATTATTTAACAAAATTGCTAAAGGGAAGTTAAGAGAAGATCCTGCAAGGAAATACTTTCAGCAATTGGTTAGTGCAGTTGATTTTTGTCATAGTAGGGGTGTCTACCATCGTGATTTGAAGCCAGAAAACCTGCTTGTTGATGAGAATGGGAATCTAAAAATTTCTGATTTTGGATTGAGTGCCCTTGCTGAATCAAGACGCCATGATGGTCTTCTACACACAACTTGTGGTACTCCAGCATATGTGGCGCCAGAGGTTATCAGCCGAAAAGGATATGATGGTGCAAAGGTTGATACATGGTCTTGTGGTGTGATTCTATTTGTTCTTATGGCTGGATATCTCCCTTTCCAAGATTCAAATTTGATGGAGATGTATAGAAAGATTGGAAAAGCAGATTTTAAATGTCCACCATGGTTTCCATCTGATGTACGCAAGTTAGTGTCAAGAATTCTTGATCCAAATCCAAGGACTAGAATGCCAATTACAAAAATAGTGGAATGCTTTTGGTTCAAAAAAG AAGGCTTCAATCTTTCAGGCTTGTTTGATGATtctgagaaaagaaaagagacaaGGTTCACATCTAGTCAACCAGCTTCAACtattatctcaaaactagaagaTGTCGCCACCTGTTCAAAGCTTACAGTAAAGAAGAAAGAAGGTGGTGTGTTAAAAATGGAAGGTgaaaatgaaggaaggaaaggtgtACTGTCTATTGATGCAGAGATCTTTGAAGTTACACCTTCTTTCCATCTTGTAGAGATCAAGAAAAACAATGGGGATACGATAGAATATGAAAATTTGTTTAAACAGGAAATGAAACCAGCGCTCAAAGACATTGTTTGGGCATGGCAAGGTGAGCGTCGGGACTAA